A single window of Intrasporangium calvum DSM 43043 DNA harbors:
- the prfA gene encoding peptide chain release factor 1: MLESVQAILDEYADLEARLADPAVHADQDLVRTLNKRYAALGPTVASARAWQTARDDVEAARELGAEDAAFAAEVPALEGVLAETEEHLLRQLVPRDPDDDRDVILEVKAGEGGEESALFAGDLLRMYLRYAERRGWRTVVEDATESDLGGYKDVRVSIRSRGHQPGPGEAPWARLKYEGGVHRVQRVPVTESQGRVHTSAAGVLVMPEAEEVEVTIDPHDLRIDVYRSSGPGGQSVNTTDSAVRITHLPTGLVVSCQNEKSQLQNKEAALRVLRARLHQLAKDEADAEASAARRSQVRTVDRSERIRTYNFPENRISDHRTGYKSYNLDHVIDGDLDPVVQSAIDADEAAKLAALAVQ; encoded by the coding sequence ATGCTTGAGTCAGTCCAGGCCATCCTCGATGAGTACGCGGACCTCGAGGCCCGGCTCGCCGACCCGGCGGTGCACGCCGACCAGGACCTCGTCCGCACCCTCAACAAGCGCTACGCCGCGCTCGGGCCGACCGTGGCCTCGGCCCGCGCCTGGCAGACGGCCCGGGACGATGTCGAGGCCGCCCGTGAGCTCGGCGCCGAGGACGCCGCCTTCGCGGCCGAGGTGCCCGCCCTCGAAGGGGTGCTCGCGGAGACCGAGGAGCACCTGCTGCGTCAGCTCGTCCCGCGCGACCCCGACGACGACCGCGACGTCATCCTCGAGGTCAAGGCGGGGGAGGGCGGTGAGGAGTCGGCGCTCTTCGCCGGGGACCTGCTGCGGATGTACCTGCGCTATGCCGAGCGGCGCGGTTGGCGCACGGTGGTCGAGGACGCGACGGAGTCCGACCTCGGCGGTTACAAGGACGTGCGGGTGTCCATCAGGTCCAGGGGCCACCAGCCGGGGCCGGGGGAGGCGCCGTGGGCCCGGCTCAAGTACGAGGGGGGCGTGCACCGGGTCCAGCGCGTGCCGGTCACCGAGTCGCAGGGCCGCGTCCACACGAGTGCGGCGGGCGTGCTCGTCATGCCCGAGGCCGAGGAGGTCGAGGTGACCATCGACCCCCACGACCTGCGGATCGACGTCTACCGCAGCTCCGGGCCGGGCGGGCAGAGCGTCAACACGACCGACTCGGCCGTCCGGATCACCCACCTGCCGACGGGCCTCGTCGTGTCGTGCCAGAACGAGAAGAGCCAGCTCCAGAACAAGGAGGCCGCGCTCCGCGTCCTGCGCGCCCGCCTCCACCAGCTCGCCAAGGACGAAGCGGATGCGGAGGCCTCCGCCGCGCGGCGCAGCCAGGTTCGGACCGTCGACCGCTCCGAACGGATCCGCACGTACAACTTCCCCGAGAACCGGATCTCCGACCACCGCACGGGCTACAAGTCGTACAACCTCGACCACGTCATCGACGGCGACCTGGACCCGGTCGTCCAGTCGGCGATCGACGCGGACGAGGCGGCCAAGCTCGCGGCCCTGGCAGTCCAGTGA
- the rpmE gene encoding 50S ribosomal protein L31, with protein sequence MKKDLHPEYVETQVTCTCGSTFTTRSTAKNGAIHADVCSQCHPFYTGKQKILDTGGRVARFEARYGKKAAK encoded by the coding sequence TTGAAGAAGGACCTTCACCCCGAGTACGTCGAGACCCAGGTCACCTGTACCTGTGGCAGCACGTTCACCACCCGCAGCACCGCGAAGAACGGCGCGATCCACGCCGACGTCTGCTCGCAGTGCCACCCGTTCTACACGGGCAAGCAGAAGATCCTCGACACCGGTGGCCGCGTGGCTCGGTTCGAGGCCCGATACGGCAAGAAGGCCGCCAAGTAG